One window of Macrococcus sp. 19Msa1099 genomic DNA carries:
- the deoB gene encoding phosphopentomutase, whose amino-acid sequence MTFKRVHLIVMDSVGIGEAPDAEKFGDAGSHTLKHTLEGYEGKLPNLEKLGLGNIAPLPVVNKVDKPEAYYTKLSEASVGKDTMTGHWEIMGLNIDQPFKVYPNGFPKELVTAIEEMTGRKVVANKPASGTAIIDEWGEHQMKTGDLIVYTSADPVLQIAAHEEIIPLEELYEICEKVREYTKDPKYLIGRIIARPYVGKPGNFTRTSNRHDYALKPFGRTVMNELQDAGRDVIAIGKINDIYDGEGVTKSIRTKDNMDGMDKLLEVVKSDFDGISFLNLVDFDALYGHRRDKEGYMNAIKAFDDRLGELLEALREDDLLIITADHGNDPTMPGTDHTREYVPLLMYSKQFDGGRELESHTTFASIGATIADNFGVELPEFGESYLEELK is encoded by the coding sequence ATGACATTTAAAAGAGTGCATCTCATCGTAATGGATTCTGTAGGGATTGGCGAAGCGCCAGACGCAGAGAAGTTTGGTGATGCTGGCAGCCATACTTTAAAACATACGCTGGAAGGATATGAAGGCAAATTACCGAATTTAGAAAAGTTAGGATTAGGTAATATCGCACCACTTCCGGTCGTAAATAAAGTCGATAAACCAGAAGCATACTATACGAAATTATCGGAAGCATCTGTAGGAAAAGATACGATGACAGGTCATTGGGAGATCATGGGTCTGAATATCGATCAGCCATTCAAAGTATATCCGAATGGCTTCCCTAAAGAACTTGTTACAGCTATTGAAGAAATGACAGGACGCAAAGTCGTAGCTAATAAACCAGCATCAGGAACAGCAATTATTGATGAGTGGGGCGAACACCAAATGAAAACAGGTGACTTAATCGTCTATACTTCAGCTGACCCAGTACTGCAAATTGCTGCACACGAAGAGATTATCCCGCTTGAAGAACTCTATGAGATTTGTGAGAAAGTCCGTGAATATACGAAAGACCCGAAATATTTAATTGGGCGCATTATTGCACGCCCATATGTAGGTAAACCAGGGAATTTCACGAGAACATCAAATCGTCATGACTATGCATTAAAACCATTTGGACGTACAGTGATGAATGAACTTCAAGATGCAGGGCGTGATGTTATCGCAATCGGTAAAATCAATGACATCTATGATGGTGAAGGTGTAACGAAGTCCATCCGAACGAAAGATAATATGGATGGTATGGATAAATTATTAGAAGTTGTGAAGTCTGACTTTGATGGAATAAGCTTCCTGAACCTAGTGGACTTTGATGCATTGTATGGACATCGTCGTGATAAAGAAGGTTATATGAATGCAATTAAAGCATTTGATGATAGACTAGGGGAATTATTAGAAGCGTTAAGAGAAGATGATTTACTCATTATTACGGCAGACCATGGTAACGACCCTACAATGCCGGGAACAGATCATACAAGAGAATATGTACCGCTACTCATGTATAGTAAACAGTTTGATGGTGGTCGTGAATTAGAATCGCATACTACATTCGCTTCAATTGGTGCGACGATTGCTGATAACTTTGGTGTTGAATTGCCAGAGTTTGGTGAGAGTTATTTGGAAGAATTGAAGTAA
- a CDS encoding pyrimidine-nucleoside phosphorylase: protein MRMVDIIAKKRDGRALTKEEIEFFIKGYTNGEVPDYQASSLAMAIFFQDMNDEERANLTMAMVESGDQIDLSAIEGIKVDKHSTGGVGDTTTLVLGPLVAALDIPVAKMSGRGLGHTGGTIDKLEAVEGFHVEISEDDFMKLVNEDKLAVIGQTGNLTPADKKLYALRDVTGTVNSIPLIASSIMSKKIAAGADAIVLDVKTGAGAFMKTDKDAEMLATAMVKIGNNVGRNTMAIISDMSQPLGYAIGNALEVKEAIETLRGEGPEDLTELVLTLGSQMVVLAGKANTLEDARAQLQEVINNGKALNKFKTFLKNQGGDPSVVDDVTKLPQAKYVIEVPAKRTGVVSKIVADELGIASMLLGAGRATKEDTIDLAVGLMLRKKVGDKVEEGESLVTIYANRDNVEDVMNKIYDNIEISDHAEAPVLIHKVITE, encoded by the coding sequence ATGAGAATGGTAGACATTATTGCAAAGAAACGAGATGGACGTGCGCTTACGAAAGAAGAAATCGAGTTTTTCATCAAAGGTTATACGAATGGTGAAGTTCCAGATTATCAAGCATCAAGTTTAGCGATGGCGATTTTCTTCCAGGATATGAATGACGAAGAACGAGCAAACTTAACGATGGCAATGGTTGAAAGTGGCGACCAGATCGACTTATCAGCAATTGAAGGGATTAAAGTTGATAAACACTCAACAGGTGGTGTAGGTGATACGACAACTTTAGTACTTGGACCCTTAGTTGCAGCGCTTGATATTCCAGTTGCGAAGATGAGTGGTCGTGGACTGGGACATACAGGTGGTACGATTGATAAGCTGGAAGCAGTTGAAGGTTTCCATGTAGAAATTTCGGAAGATGATTTCATGAAACTTGTAAATGAAGACAAACTTGCGGTTATCGGACAGACAGGTAATTTAACACCTGCTGATAAGAAGCTTTATGCATTACGTGACGTTACAGGAACGGTAAATAGTATTCCACTTATTGCATCAAGTATTATGAGTAAGAAGATTGCAGCTGGTGCAGATGCGATTGTACTTGATGTTAAGACAGGTGCAGGCGCATTTATGAAAACAGATAAAGACGCAGAAATGTTAGCAACTGCGATGGTTAAGATCGGTAATAATGTTGGACGTAATACGATGGCGATTATTTCTGATATGAGTCAGCCGTTAGGATATGCGATTGGTAATGCGCTTGAAGTGAAAGAAGCAATTGAAACTTTACGTGGAGAAGGTCCTGAAGATTTAACAGAACTTGTTTTAACACTAGGTAGCCAGATGGTCGTGCTAGCAGGTAAAGCGAATACACTTGAAGATGCACGTGCACAGTTACAAGAAGTAATTAACAACGGTAAAGCGCTGAATAAATTTAAAACATTCCTTAAAAACCAAGGTGGAGATCCATCAGTAGTTGATGATGTAACGAAGTTGCCACAAGCGAAATATGTCATTGAAGTACCGGCGAAACGCACAGGTGTAGTAAGTAAAATCGTTGCTGATGAATTAGGCATTGCTTCTATGCTGCTTGGAGCAGGGCGTGCAACGAAAGAAGATACGATTGATCTTGCAGTAGGACTGATGTTACGCAAGAAAGTTGGAGACAAGGTTGAAGAAGGCGAATCACTTGTAACAATATATGCAAACCGTGATAATGTAGAGGATGTAATGAACAAAATTTATGACAATATTGAAATCTCTGACCACGCAGAAGCGCCAGTGTTAATTCATAAAGTCATAACTGAATAG
- the deoC gene encoding deoxyribose-phosphate aldolase, which yields MNLAKYIDHTALKPETTKAQIAQLAQEAREYEFMSVCVNPSHVKYAKSLLEGTDVLVCTVIGFPLGANTPAVKAFETKDAIANGAGEVDMVINIGALKDKNYDLVAEDIKAVVDAAGDVTTKVIIETALLTDEEKVKACEIAQAQGADFVKTSTGFSSGGATKEDIALMRKTVGPDMGVKASGGVRSYEDVMAMVEAGATRIGASAGVQILKGEEAKGDY from the coding sequence ATGAACTTAGCAAAGTATATTGATCATACAGCATTAAAGCCTGAAACAACGAAGGCACAGATAGCTCAATTAGCACAGGAAGCACGCGAATATGAATTTATGAGTGTGTGTGTCAACCCTTCACACGTAAAGTATGCTAAATCTTTATTAGAAGGAACTGATGTTCTTGTGTGTACAGTTATCGGCTTCCCATTAGGTGCGAATACACCTGCTGTGAAAGCATTTGAAACGAAAGATGCGATTGCAAATGGTGCCGGTGAAGTTGATATGGTTATTAATATAGGTGCGCTTAAAGATAAGAACTATGACTTAGTAGCTGAAGATATTAAAGCAGTAGTTGATGCTGCAGGAGATGTTACGACAAAGGTGATCATCGAAACAGCGCTATTGACCGATGAAGAGAAAGTAAAAGCATGTGAAATTGCGCAAGCGCAAGGTGCAGATTTCGTGAAGACATCTACTGGATTTTCATCTGGTGGTGCAACGAAAGAAGATATCGCATTAATGCGAAAAACTGTGGGCCCTGATATGGGTGTTAAAGCTTCAGGTGGTGTGCGTTCTTATGAAGACGTTATGGCGATGGTTGAAGCGGGTGCAACACGTATCGGTGCAAGTGCAGGTGTACAAATTTTAAAAGGTGAAGAAGCTAAAGGGGATTATTAA
- a CDS encoding sugar-binding transcriptional regulator — MEDKMKQCIKIAKMYYEENLGQKEIADELDISRPTVSRQLNHARDMGIVEIIIHDPYEKSDELAHLIREKYGLKEVIIKDVTNDRNETVIKAISECAAEYLSRTVKNNDIVGISWGKTMFRVAELMKPLNLNGVETIQLKGGVSYSDVVTHSHETLSLFARSFNSIPRDLPVPVIFDNKEVKRLVSADRHIKSILKMAPKCNVAIYTTGTVRDEALLFKLGFFSEDEVKRLKTSAVGDICSRFYTKDGKIADRWVDDRTMGVTLDTLRKIPTSILVAGGNHKVEAIRGALNGNIPNVLITDSITARKLL, encoded by the coding sequence ATGGAAGATAAGATGAAGCAATGTATAAAGATTGCAAAGATGTACTATGAGGAAAACCTTGGTCAAAAAGAAATTGCGGATGAGCTGGATATATCAAGACCTACTGTATCAAGACAATTAAACCATGCCAGAGATATGGGGATTGTTGAAATCATCATTCATGATCCATACGAGAAGAGTGATGAATTAGCACATTTAATTCGGGAGAAATATGGTCTGAAGGAAGTGATCATTAAAGATGTAACAAATGATCGTAATGAAACAGTGATAAAGGCAATATCTGAATGTGCTGCGGAATATTTATCTCGAACTGTGAAGAATAATGATATTGTAGGTATCAGCTGGGGTAAGACAATGTTTCGCGTTGCTGAACTTATGAAACCATTGAATTTAAATGGTGTAGAAACGATTCAGCTTAAAGGTGGAGTCTCATATTCTGATGTGGTGACCCATTCGCATGAAACGTTGTCCTTATTTGCGCGTAGCTTTAATTCCATTCCGAGAGATTTACCGGTTCCAGTCATATTTGATAATAAGGAAGTAAAGAGACTTGTTAGTGCCGATCGTCATATTAAAAGTATATTGAAGATGGCGCCGAAATGTAATGTTGCGATTTATACAACAGGGACAGTTAGAGATGAGGCGTTACTTTTTAAGCTCGGTTTTTTCTCTGAAGATGAAGTGAAACGATTGAAAACGAGTGCTGTAGGCGATATTTGTTCGAGATTCTATACGAAAGATGGTAAAATAGCAGACAGATGGGTAGATGATCGTACGATGGGTGTTACGCTCGATACATTACGCAAAATACCAACGAGCATACTTGTTGCTGGAGGAAACCATAAAGTTGAAGCAATACGTGGTGCACTAAATGGAAATATTCCTAATGTGCTCATTACCGATAGTATTACAGCCAGGAAATTACTTTGA
- a CDS encoding Dps family protein produces MAKKSNDNKVVTALNQQVANWTVLYTKIHNYHWYVKGPHFFSLHVKFEEFYNEASTYIDELAERILAIQGHPIATLKESLELSVVKEAKKDLTAEDMVKDLSRDFDKIIKQLEEGKAAAEEADDEMTADMFLGMISNLEKHNWMLKSFLK; encoded by the coding sequence ATGGCAAAAAAATCAAATGATAACAAAGTAGTAACAGCTTTAAACCAGCAAGTAGCAAACTGGACGGTATTATATACTAAAATTCATAATTATCACTGGTATGTTAAAGGGCCTCACTTCTTTAGCTTACACGTAAAATTTGAAGAATTTTATAATGAAGCTAGTACATATATTGATGAACTAGCTGAACGTATTTTAGCAATTCAAGGACATCCAATTGCGACATTGAAAGAATCGCTTGAATTATCTGTAGTTAAAGAAGCGAAGAAAGATTTAACGGCTGAGGATATGGTTAAAGATTTATCGAGAGACTTCGATAAGATTATTAAACAATTAGAAGAAGGTAAAGCAGCAGCCGAAGAAGCAGATGATGAGATGACTGCAGATATGTTCCTAGGTATGATTAGTAACCTTGAGAAACATAATTGGATGCTTAAATCATTCTTGAAATAA
- a CDS encoding MFS transporter — MSQKATKVRWMFALMFFLIGVIAYMDRANISYIAQPMMEDLNMNKTQFGMLASVFAAGYALMQVPAGIMAEKFGPKKMLTFALVWWSAFTILTGVVKNHGLLYTMRFLFGVGEGPMYPSNAVFNTYWFAKSEKGRASSALLAGSYFGPVIAPFVTIAIYQAFGWEAVFFIFGAIGIIIAAIWAIIAKDLPEHHKMVNEAEKAYIMENRDVVQTDKTSAPWGLFFKRFSFFAIAGQYFVVQFVITLFLIWLPTYLQEEYHVVLKDMKFLAAAPWLMMFILIMAGGTISDAIISRGYSRFRARALIAIFGFIVFAVSLFLSVQTNDMVMNLIYLSLCLGGVGLSMGMSWASATDLGRNFSGTVSGWMNLWGNVGAFLSPMLGGYLVQHYGWDTTFYLMIIPAVVAIVLWFFVKPDQPLIVEEK; from the coding sequence ATGAGTCAAAAAGCTACTAAAGTAAGATGGATGTTTGCACTGATGTTCTTTCTGATTGGAGTTATTGCATATATGGATAGAGCCAATATCTCATATATTGCGCAACCAATGATGGAAGATCTGAATATGAATAAGACACAGTTTGGTATGTTAGCTTCGGTATTTGCAGCAGGTTATGCATTAATGCAAGTGCCAGCAGGTATTATGGCGGAGAAGTTTGGCCCTAAGAAAATGTTAACATTTGCACTTGTTTGGTGGAGTGCATTCACAATTCTAACAGGGGTTGTCAAAAATCACGGATTATTATACACAATGCGTTTCTTATTTGGTGTAGGGGAAGGACCGATGTATCCTTCAAATGCAGTATTTAATACATATTGGTTTGCCAAAAGTGAAAAAGGTCGTGCATCAAGTGCATTGCTTGCAGGATCATACTTTGGTCCTGTTATTGCACCGTTTGTAACAATAGCTATTTATCAAGCTTTCGGTTGGGAAGCAGTATTCTTTATTTTCGGTGCGATTGGTATCATTATTGCTGCAATCTGGGCAATCATTGCTAAAGACTTACCGGAACATCATAAGATGGTTAACGAAGCAGAGAAAGCATACATCATGGAAAACCGTGATGTGGTTCAGACAGATAAGACATCTGCACCTTGGGGACTATTCTTCAAGCGCTTCAGTTTCTTTGCGATTGCTGGACAATACTTTGTAGTACAGTTTGTTATTACTTTATTCTTAATTTGGTTACCGACATATTTACAAGAGGAATACCATGTTGTATTAAAGGATATGAAGTTCTTAGCAGCAGCGCCGTGGTTAATGATGTTTATACTGATTATGGCGGGTGGCACAATTTCAGATGCAATTATCTCTAGAGGCTATTCACGTTTTAGAGCGCGTGCGTTGATTGCAATCTTTGGATTTATCGTATTTGCAGTTTCATTATTCTTATCTGTTCAGACAAATGACATGGTTATGAATTTAATCTACTTATCATTATGTCTTGGTGGTGTAGGTTTATCTATGGGTATGAGCTGGGCTTCTGCTACTGACCTTGGACGTAACTTCTCTGGAACTGTATCAGGATGGATGAACTTATGGGGTAACGTGGGTGCTTTCTTAAGTCCGATGCTTGGTGGATACCTTGTACAGCATTATGGTTGGGATACGACATTCTATTTGATGATTATTCCAGCTGTTGTAGCAATTGTATTATGGTTCTTTGTTAAGCCTGACCAACCATTAATAGTAGAAGAAAAATAA
- a CDS encoding 2,3-butanediol dehydrogenase has protein sequence MKAAVWHGKKDIRVEDREIREMRDNEVRVKVGYAGICGSDLHEYQEGPVFVPVDKEDDLTGGKAPLIMGHEFSGTVVEVGKEVKDFKVGDRVSVNPTVTYGKNTDELDVYDGFSFLGLHTDGGFTDLVNVPETNLYHLPDSLSLRVAATIEPLAVGVQAVKESGLEFGDTVAIFGAGPIGIYTTLAARAAGASKIIVLDLSKERLEKAKECGATHVINSGEVNAVEAIKEIVPGGVDRSFEVAGVTPTFVQAIDATRPRGTMVIVSIFAGDINWPPLQLTNAGVKITSTIAYSRASYQQTIDLMGSGQIDTESTITGEIELDDIVEHGFEKLTNDKSQVKILVKLNGED, from the coding sequence ATGAAAGCAGCAGTATGGCATGGTAAAAAAGACATTCGAGTTGAAGACAGAGAAATCCGTGAAATGCGTGATAATGAGGTACGCGTTAAGGTCGGATATGCTGGAATTTGCGGTAGTGACTTACATGAGTATCAAGAAGGACCAGTATTCGTTCCCGTAGACAAAGAGGATGATCTTACTGGGGGTAAAGCACCTCTAATCATGGGACATGAGTTTTCAGGTACAGTCGTTGAAGTTGGTAAAGAGGTTAAAGACTTCAAAGTTGGCGATCGTGTTTCAGTAAACCCAACTGTGACATATGGTAAAAATACAGATGAACTAGATGTCTATGATGGCTTCAGTTTCCTCGGCCTACATACAGATGGTGGTTTTACTGACTTAGTTAATGTACCAGAAACTAATCTTTACCACTTACCAGATTCATTATCTTTACGTGTAGCAGCAACTATCGAGCCTTTAGCGGTAGGCGTTCAAGCTGTTAAAGAAAGTGGCTTAGAGTTCGGAGACACTGTGGCAATCTTTGGCGCGGGTCCTATTGGTATCTATACGACCCTTGCAGCTCGTGCGGCTGGTGCAAGTAAAATTATTGTACTAGATCTTTCTAAAGAACGTTTAGAAAAAGCAAAAGAATGCGGCGCAACGCATGTCATTAACTCAGGCGAGGTAAACGCGGTAGAAGCAATCAAAGAAATCGTACCAGGTGGAGTAGACCGTTCATTTGAAGTAGCCGGGGTAACACCTACATTTGTACAAGCGATCGATGCTACACGTCCTCGTGGCACAATGGTAATCGTTTCTATTTTTGCTGGTGACATTAACTGGCCACCATTACAATTGACTAATGCTGGTGTGAAAATCACTTCAACAATCGCTTATTCAAGAGCATCTTACCAACAAACAATCGATTTAATGGGTAGTGGTCAAATTGATACAGAGAGTACTATTACCGGGGAAATTGAGCTTGATGATATCGTAGAACACGGTTTCGAAAAATTAACAAATGATAAATCTCAAGTTAAGATCTTAGTTAAGCTTAATGGAGAAGACTAA
- a CDS encoding universal stress protein, translating to MKYNTILIPLDGSKVSEYAFEKGIGVAVRNDAKLVLTHIVDIRTYANVDAKGGSLAENADIYAQELLEGYKAIALDRGVKDVEIVIAHGAAKNIIPKQIVVGYKVDLIMCGSSGYNAFERFVMGSVSEAIVRYAKCDVLVVRTEQVPEDYELNDYTRNFREKLI from the coding sequence ATGAAATATAATACAATATTAATCCCGTTAGATGGTTCTAAGGTCAGTGAGTATGCGTTTGAGAAAGGGATTGGGGTAGCTGTAAGGAATGATGCAAAACTTGTACTTACACATATTGTTGATATTAGAACTTATGCTAACGTTGATGCCAAAGGTGGATCACTTGCTGAGAACGCTGATATCTATGCACAAGAATTGCTAGAAGGGTACAAAGCAATTGCGTTAGACCGAGGTGTAAAGGATGTTGAAATCGTTATAGCGCATGGCGCAGCTAAAAATATTATTCCGAAACAAATTGTAGTAGGTTACAAGGTTGATTTAATAATGTGCGGATCAAGTGGCTACAATGCATTTGAGCGTTTCGTTATGGGAAGTGTGTCTGAAGCGATCGTTAGATATGCAAAGTGTGACGTACTTGTGGTCAGAACAGAACAGGTACCTGAAGACTATGAACTAAACGATTATACAAGGAATTTTAGAGAAAAGTTAATATAA
- a CDS encoding LCP family protein, whose protein sequence is MGKRRKRRLGCLSIFLIVFVLMLLVAAWFVGGSYFKVKQTAEHIQHKIEGRDKSELRGDKVDIGNKDAISVALFGVDSNQQRLATGDAGRSDSIILMSINPKTNKSQMVSIPRDTYSEMVGKGTNEKIAHAYAYGGAKMAVASVEKFMNVPIDYYATINMDGMHEMVDKVGGIDVVSNSTFSYGGFNFVKGQEIHLDGDGAMAFIRSRKQEGAGGDFGRQERQQLVIQALATKVLSVDSVTKLDSLLKSIEGNVVTDLSFDDLKGLATGYNGAVRNVKKVQLQGDGEILEDGLWYFLPNETLKADVREQYMKNLGL, encoded by the coding sequence ATGGGAAAGAGAAGAAAGAGAAGACTGGGATGTCTTTCAATATTTTTAATCGTATTTGTACTCATGTTATTAGTAGCTGCATGGTTTGTAGGTGGATCATATTTTAAGGTGAAACAAACGGCAGAGCATATTCAGCACAAAATAGAAGGTAGGGACAAGTCAGAACTGCGTGGTGACAAAGTTGACATCGGTAATAAAGATGCAATCAGTGTTGCATTATTCGGGGTTGATTCAAATCAGCAAAGACTTGCAACTGGCGATGCTGGACGTAGTGACTCGATTATTCTGATGAGCATCAATCCAAAGACGAACAAATCACAAATGGTAAGTATCCCTCGTGATACATACAGTGAAATGGTAGGTAAAGGAACGAACGAGAAAATCGCACATGCATACGCATACGGTGGGGCAAAGATGGCGGTAGCATCTGTAGAGAAATTTATGAATGTTCCTATCGATTATTATGCGACGATTAATATGGATGGTATGCATGAAATGGTAGATAAAGTCGGTGGTATCGATGTTGTCAGCAATTCTACTTTCAGTTATGGTGGATTCAATTTTGTAAAAGGACAAGAAATTCATCTAGATGGTGATGGAGCTATGGCATTTATTAGAAGTCGTAAACAAGAAGGTGCGGGAGGCGATTTCGGTCGCCAGGAAAGACAGCAGCTTGTGATTCAGGCATTAGCAACAAAAGTATTAAGCGTAGATTCTGTAACGAAATTAGATTCTTTATTGAAAAGTATCGAAGGAAATGTTGTAACTGATTTATCATTTGATGATTTAAAAGGATTAGCTACTGGTTATAATGGCGCAGTTCGCAATGTGAAGAAAGTTCAGCTTCAAGGAGACGGTGAGATATTAGAAGATGGGCTTTGGTATTTCCTGCCTAATGAGACATTGAAAGCAGATGTACGTGAACAATATATGAAGAATCTAGGATTATAA
- a CDS encoding GNAT family N-acetyltransferase: MKIKFANNTNIQAILDVQKAAIQEIGNKDMLVTLSEEEIAQNVNDGVLCVCQIDERIVAFRSMHIPVDDYLGKYIALDPSDRDRLIYSDITVVHPNYRGRGLQKKLGEWLFQEIDDKYTIIMATVHPDNIASIKDKFHHGMKIVALDNVYDDKIRYIFALFRDRDCIYEEEVAVKMTDDMEIRRLLSEGYKGINLRGNLLIFTK; encoded by the coding sequence ATGAAAATTAAATTCGCTAATAATACTAATATTCAAGCTATACTAGATGTTCAAAAAGCTGCTATACAGGAAATTGGCAATAAAGATATGCTCGTAACTTTATCTGAAGAAGAGATTGCTCAAAACGTGAATGATGGTGTGTTATGTGTTTGTCAGATTGACGAAAGGATTGTAGCATTTCGTTCAATGCATATACCAGTAGACGATTACCTAGGAAAATATATAGCACTTGATCCATCTGATAGAGATAGGCTCATCTACTCTGATATTACAGTTGTACATCCAAACTATCGTGGAAGAGGGTTACAGAAAAAATTAGGAGAATGGCTGTTTCAGGAGATCGATGACAAATATACGATAATAATGGCTACAGTACACCCAGACAATATCGCGAGCATCAAAGATAAGTTTCACCATGGTATGAAGATTGTAGCGCTAGATAACGTATATGATGATAAAATTCGCTATATCTTTGCGTTATTCCGTGATAGAGATTGCATATATGAAGAAGAAGTTGCTGTGAAAATGACTGATGATATGGAAATCAGACGCTTACTGAGTGAGGGATATAAAGGTATAAATTTAAGAGGGAATTTACTTATTTTTACTAAATAA
- a CDS encoding MarR family winged helix-turn-helix transcriptional regulator translates to MIKLEQSIFKTASQVEHVLNAILLKRFGITFAEFLILYKVYKDSNSSVTDIQDDIQYKMDSASIKTKKLRDLGFVVKERRKDDERKVCVKITDSGCEIVKLVMVEHQQCIYDSIGNTFTKEDGETLFILLDKYRKAFHQYTDTIN, encoded by the coding sequence ATGATAAAATTAGAACAGTCAATATTCAAGACAGCAAGCCAAGTCGAGCATGTTTTAAATGCTATACTTTTAAAACGATTCGGAATCACATTTGCTGAATTTCTTATTCTATACAAAGTATATAAAGATAGTAATAGCTCAGTGACAGACATACAAGATGACATTCAATATAAGATGGATTCTGCAAGCATAAAGACTAAGAAACTTAGGGACTTAGGGTTCGTCGTTAAAGAACGTCGTAAAGATGATGAACGTAAAGTATGTGTGAAAATTACAGATAGTGGCTGTGAAATCGTCAAACTAGTCATGGTGGAGCATCAACAATGTATTTATGATAGTATAGGAAATACTTTCACAAAAGAGGACGGTGAAACCCTATTTATCCTTCTTGATAAATACAGAAAAGCTTTCCATCAATATACCGATACGATTAACTAA